One part of the Musa acuminata AAA Group cultivar baxijiao chromosome BXJ1-5, Cavendish_Baxijiao_AAA, whole genome shotgun sequence genome encodes these proteins:
- the LOC135674132 gene encoding cytochrome P450 94C1-like has translation MTKNHVAFLFFSFAGGFVLFSMLLLFLRKRRCCSCDVCKAYVSSSWAAEFDNLCDWYAHLLRESPTGTIHIHVLGNTVTANPANVEYMLRTRFDNFPKGKPFSALLGDLLGQGIFNVDGDAWRFQRKMASLALGSVAVRSYAFGIVAGEIGRGLLPLLSSIADRGDGAVVDLQDVFRRFAFDTICKISFGLDRGCLELPMPMSEFAAAFDTASRLSARRGTATAPLIWKLKRLLNVGSERELKRTIRMINVLAEEVIRQRRKLGFASSHDLLSRFMGSVVDDDDKYIRDIVISFLLAGRDAVASGLSSFFLLLSRHHNVAKAMREEIAGVTKADGADVVSYEQLKEMHYVHAAIYESMRLFPPVQFDSKFCLEDDVLPDGTFVSRNTRVTYHPYAMGRMDSIWGPDCDEFRPGRWLRGGVFTPESLFKYPVFQAGQRVCLGKELALMEMKTVIVSVVSKFDVEVLPGGRPLKFVPGLTATINGGLPARVCRPKI, from the coding sequence ATGACGAAGAACCACGTtgctttcctcttcttctccttcgccgGGGGCTTTGTTCTGTTCTCAATGCTCTTGCTGTTTCTGAGGAAGCGGCGGTGTTGCAGCTGCGATGTATGCAAGGCCTACGTGAGCTCATCGTGGGCGGCGGAGTTCGACAACCTCTGCGACTGGTACGCGCACCTACTCCGGGAGTCGCCCACCGGCACCATCCACATCCACGTGCTGGGGAACACCGTCACGGCCAACCCGGCCAACGTGGAGTACATGCTCCGGACCCGGTTCGACAACTTCCCCAAGGGGAAGCCCTTCTCCGCCCTCCTCGGCGACCTCCTCGGCCAGGGCATCTTCAACGTGGACGGCGACGCGTGGCGGTTCCAGCGCAAAATGGCGAGCCTCGCTCTCGGCAGCGTCGCCGTGCGCTCCTATGCCTTCGGGATCGTGGCCGGCGAGATCGGCCGCGGTCTGCTCCCGCTGCTGTCCTCCATCGCCGACCGAGGAGACGGTGCGGTTGTGGACCTCCAGGACGTGTTCCGGAGGTTCGCTTTCGACACCATATGCAAGATTTCGTTCGGGCTCGACCGCGGCTGCCTCGAGCTCCCGATGCCTATGTCGGAGTTCGCGGCCGCCTTCGATACCGCCTCGAGGCTGTCGGCGCGGCGGGGGACGGCGACGGCGCCGTTGATTTGGAAGCTGAAGCGGCTGCTTAACGTCGGGTCCGAGAGGGAACTGAAGCGGACGATCCGGATGATCAACGTGTTGGCGGAGGAGGTGATACGGCAACGCCGGAAGCTTGGATTCGCGTCCAGCCACGACCTGCTCTCCCGCTTCATGGGCTCGGTGGTGGACGACGACGACAAGTACATTCGCGACATCGTCATCAGCTTCCTCCTCGCCGGCCGCGACGCCGTCGCCTCGGGCCTATCGAGCTTCTTCCTGCTTCTGTCGCGGCACCATAACGTCGCGAAGGCGATGCGCGAGGAGATAGCCGGCGTCACCAAGGCCGACGGGGCGGACGTCGTCAGCTACGAGCAGCTGAAGGAGATGCACTATGTGCACGCGGCGATCTACGAGAGCATGCGCCTCTTCCCACCGGTCCAGTTCGACTCCAAGTTCTGCCTCGAGGACGACGTGCTCCCGGACGGCACGTTCGTGAGCAGGAACACGAGGGTGACGTACCACCCGTACGCCATGGGGAGGATGGACAGCATCTGGGGCCCCGACTGCGACGAGTTCAGGCCGGGGCGGTGGCTCCGCGGCGGGGTGTTCACCCCGGAGAGCTTGTTCAAGTACCCGGTGTTCCAGGCGGGGCAGCGGGTGTGCCTCGGCAAGGAGTTGGCGCTGATGGAGATGAAGACAGTGATCGTCTCCGTGGTCAGTAAGTTCGATGTCGAAGTGCTTCCCGGCGGCCGGCCGCTGAAATTCGTGCCAGGTCTGACGGCGACCATCAACGGTGGGCTGCCGGCGCGGGTTTGCCGGCCAAAGATATAG